The DNA window atacagggaaatatttgccccgttttattttcgccttATACCTTgctgtcaatttttaaataactgtGTTAGTTAGAAAGAGTATCTATCTCCAACTGTCTCTAGGGGAATTCAAGATTGAGGAAAATTGTTGCAAGTGTAAAAGGGCACAAAAAACAATGAGGGGAAAAAATACCCTGTATACATTATGGTACCTAGTGCTCACAATGCTGGTATAATACACAAGAGGTGGTGCATGTCCCAGCacagaattgattttttacCACTTCCCttactttgtttatttacagAATTCAGTTAATTGAATCACATCTTGTAGTGGCTACATAACACGTTCAGcttctttttaaatttgctgATTAGCTGGGTTCTTTTAACGATCGATAATATACAGTTTTTAAACATAAGCAGAATTTCATGCTCACCTGAAATATTTGCCCGAAATGTTTTCCACTTCTGGACTAACAGCAAGGTAGATTGATGTTTGGGCTCCTCGGAACGGTTGGCGGAGGAAGTAGTACCTCATGGGGAAAGTCAGAATTCTTAAGCTGTTCCACCGGAGGTGTCGGTTAATTTCGGTGTCAGTCATACCGGGGTGAAGAGCATTGACGGTTACCTTAGTACCTAAAACAAAGTCTCAGTGTCTTATCAAGATGCTTTTCTTAGAATTCAGATGTTAACCCAAATtaacttcaaaattttttttatcttaattgaGATCCATGAATTAAagcatctttgctagccaagggttttcggtccacttggctagcaaagatggaATTATGGCTAAATGTCTTATTTTCAGCTCTTATCTTACACTGAAGTTATGTTTTGATATATATGtagatgatttttttcaattatttcccTGAAGTTTCAATCTGTCCAGTCAAATTCCAAAAATGAAATCactgaaatatgattttttattagtATTTCAGACTCCCAAAATGTAATGCTGGAGTTCAGTatctaaaacatcatttatgtCAATGCATGTGTGTAGATGCACAAGGAGAAGCTTGTCcagttactgtaaattcctaattaaacgcgaggaattaatatccgcgtgaAATTGCGAGAAgcatccttcgcggattttaaaatctcgccattattttctgagagttgaaaactataagaaataaggagaaaagttcaacgttcgcgattttatattctcgcgatttggtagaaaccagcgggatcgcggaattaagtactcgcgtaatataaggaatttacagtattcagAAAGCATTCAGAAAACATTTTAAGCTTGAAATTTACAAGGAACATAACTCAAATTCCACCTGGTTTACTCTGTAAATCaccattttaaatcaaatgctCAGTGATGCTcttgatacatttttatatttaactcGGAGACCATATTCTGTTTAGTGTTTTGTCTCTACATGTGTGAATACCTTGTAGATGTTTGGCCAGCTCCTTTGTAAACATCAAGATGGCCAACTTGCTCTGGTTGTAGGCGAGAGTCATGTGATAACCTTTCTCTGCATTCAGGTCGCTGAAGTTGATTTGTCCCGCAGCATGGACTACACTGGTCACATTGATGATTCGACTCGGGGCGGACTTAATCATCAGATCCAGAAGGGACATGGTCAGTAAAACCGGACCTGAAACAGCCatcaaaggtcaaaggtcactGTGGGCTTTTTTTAACTTGGCCACAACTGTCATTGGTATCTTCATAGTGGAAGATTCATGTAACGTATTATAAACCAACTTTATTTTgtgtgcaagaaattttcaaaaggtTTTCGCAAGCCTTGTTATTGCAAATTTTTCTTGCTATGAGCAAGTCGTCTAATAGTATACTATTTCTCTAATCTAATACAGTACTATTATTTATACTGGGTAATCTACATCTTAATCATGAATGTTTGTCATGGCAAATCAGGTTATTTCTGATAAATTGCGTAATAAGAATAAAAGTTGGTTCCCTACAAGTATGAACACCGGTAAGCCAGAGATGAGAAAGAGTCATTACCAAGATAGTTCACTTGAAACTGGTTTTCAAATCCATCCTCTGTCACCTGATAGGGACAATGCATCACACCTGCATTGTTCACCAAGATGTCTAAAAACTTGACCTCTAGAAAAAACAGATTaagatgaaaacaaaatttcagtGACTGTTTATGAGTTGCTGGCATAATATGGCAATTTTTTCTGTAATTCTTGAAATTCCAATGGAGTTGTTTTTATAGAGTTCTTTAATCATTAACTGCTAATCATAATCATAAACTAGATATTAGTCATACCAGGTGATTAAAAGTCAGCTAGTGTTTAGCAGTTTAGTGGTCAATTTTTGATAAGCTGTCTAGATATTTTTATCCTAGTGCACATGTTTTAAGATCCTTGAACAAAATGTGGGTCTGAAATTTATAGTATCCCCTGtatcacatgtttatttgaGGGTTGTGGAGGTTCATTTCAC is part of the Crassostrea angulata isolate pt1a10 chromosome 3, ASM2561291v2, whole genome shotgun sequence genome and encodes:
- the LOC128178516 gene encoding retinol dehydrogenase 13-like; translation: MSFPPWVYHGSLLGTIALGSILFKEYRSGPIYKGEELLMGKTAIVTGANSGLGKETARDFAHRGARVIMACRDLEKCAAAQKEIVDETHNHKVLCKKLDLASFKSIKEFTADVQKEVKFLDILVNNAGVMHCPYQVTEDGFENQFQVNYLGPVLLTMSLLDLMIKSAPSRIINVTSVVHAAGQINFSDLNAEKGYHMTLAYNQSKLAILMFTKELAKHLQGTKVTVNALHPGMTDTEINRHLRWNSLRILTFPMRYYFLRQPFRGAQTSIYLAVSPEVENISGKYFSDFEEKEVKSEQFLDDEACKQLWLKTLQMVKLI